The Castanea sativa cultivar Marrone di Chiusa Pesio chromosome 11, ASM4071231v1 genome contains a region encoding:
- the LOC142616421 gene encoding uncharacterized protein LOC142616421, protein MRIPGVDDFNQIPVSIQNQKREKCSRIRQTYDYESKRQYKKLLLRMCQELQFSSDKQLENGLVYKAIIKATKKGMVEFVTAIWSECPELVSAEKEFTGRNPFMYAVLYRQYEIFRLLYCFNLKDSILAATDVKGNNILHMAAMTKPSARRNTIPGAAFHMQRDLQWFKEVKSIVHPSLIEAENNDGFTPPDLFVESHKGLVDQAKDWVEDTVPAFLFVIIMFAAAITVRGGYNQKTSLPMFLKDKVFMLFMLSNALFLVSATTSLLVFHIITSHNLEEDFLISLPQKMIIGLSSLIFSVAAMMVNFCTSLFIFLDGNSWVIIPIICLVTVPVILFAWKQVHLLLAMVASTYRPRIFDRNVKPWM, encoded by the exons ATGCGCATTCCCGGGGTTGATGACTTCAATCAAATTCCTGTAAGCATCCAAAATCAGAAAAGGGAAAAGTGCTCAA GAATCAGACAAACATATGATTATGAATCGAAGCGCCAATACAAAAAACTTCTACTTCGCATGTGCCAAGAGTTACAGTTTTCAAGTGATAAACAACTTGAAAATGGTCTTGTTTACAAGGCTATCATCAAAGCAACCAAGAAGGGGATGGTTGAGTTTGTTACTGCCATTTGGAGCGAATGTCCTGAACTTGTGTCGGCCGAGAAAGAGTTCACAGGGAGAAACCCATTTATGTACGCTGTTCTATACCGTCAGTATGAAATATTTCGCCTTCTGTACTGTTTTAATTTAAAGGACTCAATATTAGCGGCAACAGATGTCAAAGGAAATAACATATTACACATGGCGGCGATGACAAAACCTTCCGCCAGACGTAATACTATTCCAGGCGCAGCTTTTCATATGCAAAGAGACCTACAATGGTTTAAG GAAGTGAAGAGCATTGTCCATCCTTCCTTAATTGAAGCTGAAAACAACGATGGTTTTACACCTCCAGATTTGTTTGTAGAGAGCCACAAGGGCTTGGTTGATCAGGCAAAAGATTGGGTCGAGGATACAGTGCcagcttttttatttgttattattatgtttgCAGCAGCAATTACAGTTCGAGGTGGTTACAATCAAAAAACAAGCTTGCCAATGTTCTTAAAGGATAAGGTGTTTATGCTCTTTATGCTATCCAATGCACTGTTCCTAGTTTCTGCCACAACATCATTATTGGTGTTTCATATCATCACATCTCATAATTTAGAGGAAGATTTCCTTATATCCTTACCCCAAAAAATGATAATAGGCCTTTCATCCCTTATCTTTTCCGTAGCGGCCATGATGGTCAACTTTTGTACctcacttttcatttttctagaCGGAAATTCATGGGTAATCATTCCTATCATTTGTCTTGTTACTGTTCCTGTCATCCTATTCGCATGGAAACAAGTTCACCTTCTTCTTGCCATGGTCGCTTCAACTTATAGACCAAGAATCTTCGACAGGAATGTGAAGCCTTGGATGTAA